A region from the Agrobacterium cucumeris genome encodes:
- a CDS encoding NnrU family protein — protein sequence MLFLVLCLALFFLTHLLKVFAPQFRARMIAKLGEGPFKGLYSVASLITLGLVIYAFGEARQETGMLWYPPVWTSHLAVTLMLPAMICLIASLIPAGNIAVKTKHPLILSVKIWALAHLLANGETSSILLFASFLAWGVVMRISLKRRERAGEKVLRPFVSGRYDVVAIVGGIVLWGAFILKLHEWLIGVQPIAM from the coding sequence ATGCTTTTTCTCGTACTCTGTCTTGCCTTGTTTTTCCTGACGCATCTTTTGAAGGTGTTTGCGCCGCAATTTCGCGCGCGAATGATCGCGAAGCTGGGTGAAGGTCCTTTCAAGGGGCTTTATTCCGTCGCCAGCCTCATCACGCTCGGCCTCGTCATCTATGCCTTTGGGGAAGCCCGGCAGGAGACGGGCATGTTGTGGTATCCGCCGGTCTGGACGAGCCATCTTGCCGTGACGCTGATGCTGCCGGCGATGATCTGTCTTATCGCCAGCCTCATACCGGCTGGCAACATCGCGGTGAAGACGAAGCATCCGCTCATTCTCTCCGTCAAGATCTGGGCGCTCGCCCATCTTCTGGCGAATGGCGAAACCTCTTCGATCCTGCTTTTTGCATCCTTCCTTGCCTGGGGTGTGGTGATGCGCATTTCGCTGAAGCGGCGGGAAAGGGCGGGCGAAAAAGTGCTCCGTCCCTTCGTCTCGGGCCGTTATGATGTGGTGGCCATTGTCGGCGGCATCGTTCTCTGGGG